Proteins from one Halopseudomonas pelagia genomic window:
- a CDS encoding LysR family transcriptional regulator has product MKAPRVTLEQWRTLQAVVDHGGFAQAAEAMHRSQSSVSYTVAKMQEQLDVPLLVIEGRKAVLTEAGEVLLRRSRTLVKQASQLEMLAINMDQGWEPEVRLVVDAAFPTDRLATALKAFMPLSQGCRVQLREEVLSGVEDCLLDDSADLAISGMSIAGYLPHQINQVEFIAVAHPEHALHQLQRQLTHDDLQTQLQVVIRDSGHHPIDAGWLGAEQRWTVTSISTAASLVASGLGFAWLPHHAIERPLQQGQLLPLALQQGTHRSHYMYLYANKDKPLGPATRILADLLIEHSMTN; this is encoded by the coding sequence ATGAAAGCTCCCCGGGTTACTTTGGAGCAATGGCGCACCCTGCAGGCCGTGGTCGATCACGGCGGCTTTGCCCAGGCGGCGGAAGCCATGCACCGGTCGCAATCGTCGGTCAGTTACACCGTGGCCAAGATGCAGGAGCAGCTCGACGTGCCCCTGCTGGTCATTGAGGGTCGCAAGGCAGTGCTGACTGAAGCAGGCGAGGTTTTGCTCAGGCGCTCGCGTACGCTGGTGAAACAGGCCAGCCAATTGGAAATGCTCGCCATCAATATGGATCAAGGCTGGGAGCCCGAGGTTCGCCTGGTAGTGGATGCAGCCTTCCCCACTGATCGCCTGGCTACCGCGCTAAAAGCCTTTATGCCGCTCAGCCAGGGCTGCCGGGTGCAGCTTCGCGAGGAGGTATTGTCCGGCGTGGAGGATTGTCTGCTGGATGACTCTGCTGACCTGGCGATCTCCGGCATGAGCATCGCAGGCTATCTGCCGCACCAGATCAACCAGGTCGAATTCATCGCTGTGGCTCACCCTGAGCATGCCCTGCATCAGTTACAACGACAGTTGACTCATGATGACCTGCAAACCCAACTGCAAGTGGTTATCCGCGACTCAGGGCATCACCCGATTGACGCCGGCTGGCTCGGCGCCGAGCAACGCTGGACAGTGACGAGCATCAGCACCGCCGCCAGCCTGGTCGCCAGCGGCCTGGGTTTCGCCTGGCTGCCGCACCATGCTATAGAGCGCCCGCTGCAACAGGGACAACTGCTTCCCCTCGCGCTGCAACAAGGCACGCATCGCTCGCATTACATGTATCTGTACGCCAACAAGGACAAACCGCTGGGGCCGGCCACGCGCATTCTCGCCGACCTGTTGATTGAACATTCGATGACAAACTGA
- a CDS encoding alpha/beta fold hydrolase, protein MPHAKINGCSLFYTDQGDGEVVLLIHGLGSSTRDWEYQLPSLLPQYRVICLDMRGHGQSDKPKGGYSIKGFADDCIAFIEKLNLEKPHIVGISMGGMIAFQLATQRPELPASLTIVNSAPEVIPRKPAEYVMVAKRLFFAHVLPLSVTARGLAKLLFPKPEHATIRETFESRWNENDRSAYLASLRAIIGWGVSDRLDRINCPVLVISGDQDYTPVESKREYVSRLGDARLEVIEDSRHGTPIDQADNFNALLLDFLRQSGSAAPTQNAMNQPL, encoded by the coding sequence ATGCCGCACGCGAAGATTAATGGCTGTAGCCTGTTTTACACGGATCAGGGCGACGGTGAAGTGGTGCTGTTGATTCATGGTCTGGGCTCCAGCACCCGTGACTGGGAATATCAGTTGCCCAGCCTGCTGCCGCAATATCGGGTGATCTGCCTGGATATGCGCGGCCACGGCCAGAGCGACAAGCCCAAAGGCGGATATTCAATCAAAGGCTTCGCCGACGACTGCATCGCCTTTATCGAGAAATTGAACCTGGAAAAGCCGCATATCGTCGGCATCTCCATGGGCGGCATGATTGCTTTCCAATTGGCCACCCAGCGCCCGGAATTGCCCGCTAGCCTGACCATCGTCAACAGCGCGCCTGAAGTGATTCCGCGTAAACCGGCTGAATACGTGATGGTCGCCAAACGTTTGTTCTTTGCCCATGTGTTGCCGTTATCGGTAACCGCTCGCGGGTTGGCCAAGCTGCTGTTCCCCAAGCCCGAGCACGCAACCATTCGTGAAACATTTGAAAGCCGCTGGAACGAGAATGACCGGAGTGCTTACCTGGCATCCCTGCGTGCGATTATTGGCTGGGGCGTGAGTGACCGTCTCGACCGCATCAATTGCCCGGTGCTGGTGATCAGCGGCGACCAGGACTACACCCCGGTCGAAAGCAAGCGTGAGTATGTCAGCCGGCTTGGCGATGCACGGCTTGAGGTCATTGAGGACTCCCGTCACGGCACGCCGATCGACCAGGCCGACAATTTTAACGCCCTGCTGCTGGACTTTTTACGGCAATCAGGGTCTGCTGCACCCACTCAAAACGCTATGAACCAGCCCCTCTAA
- a CDS encoding amino acid aminotransferase gives MTLFSPIEMAPRDPILGLNEAFNADTRADKVNLGVGVYYDENGKVPLLRAVQAAEEARVAEHAARAYLPMEGLAPYDQAVQTLLFGTDSPLLQSGKLITAQALGGTGALKLGADFLYRLLDKRLVAISDPSWENHRALFEAAGFEVVNYPYYNPTTHGVDLEGMLQGIEALPEGSVVLLHACCHNPTGADLSFADWTRVIDVVQRRKHVPFLDIAYQGFGDNLQDDAIAVRLFAESGLPMFIASSFSKSFSLYGERVGALTLVTESKVESAMVMSQLKRVIRTNYSNPPTHGAKVVAKVLTDPALYELWEEELAEMRDRIRLMRQALVEKLKAAGVASDVDFIQHQRGMFSYSGLTQLQVATLAEDFGIYAVGSGRICVAALNHGNIDHVANAMAQVLLTTKG, from the coding sequence ATGACTCTGTTCTCCCCTATTGAAATGGCTCCACGCGACCCGATTCTTGGCCTGAACGAAGCCTTCAATGCCGATACCCGTGCTGACAAGGTCAACCTGGGTGTCGGGGTGTATTACGATGAAAACGGCAAGGTGCCCTTGTTGCGCGCCGTGCAGGCTGCTGAAGAAGCGCGCGTCGCTGAGCACGCCGCACGGGCCTACCTGCCGATGGAAGGTCTGGCGCCTTATGACCAGGCTGTGCAGACGCTGCTGTTCGGCACCGATTCGCCGCTGCTGCAATCCGGCAAACTGATTACCGCGCAAGCCTTGGGCGGCACCGGCGCGTTGAAGCTGGGTGCGGATTTCCTTTATCGCCTGCTCGACAAGCGCCTGGTCGCGATCAGCGATCCAAGCTGGGAAAACCACCGCGCGCTGTTCGAGGCCGCCGGCTTTGAGGTGGTGAACTACCCCTATTACAACCCGACCACCCATGGGGTGGATCTGGAAGGCATGCTGCAAGGTATTGAAGCCCTGCCCGAGGGCAGCGTGGTGCTGCTTCACGCCTGCTGCCACAACCCGACCGGCGCCGACCTGTCCTTCGCCGACTGGACGCGGGTTATCGACGTAGTGCAGCGTCGCAAACATGTGCCCTTCCTGGATATCGCCTATCAGGGCTTTGGCGACAACCTGCAGGACGATGCCATTGCCGTGCGCCTGTTCGCCGAGTCCGGTCTGCCGATGTTCATCGCCAGCTCGTTCTCCAAATCCTTTTCGCTGTACGGCGAGCGCGTAGGCGCCCTGACCCTGGTGACTGAGAGCAAGGTAGAAAGCGCGATGGTCATGTCGCAGCTTAAACGGGTGATCCGCACCAACTACTCCAACCCGCCGACCCACGGCGCCAAGGTGGTCGCCAAGGTGCTGACCGATCCTGCGCTGTATGAGCTTTGGGAGGAGGAACTGGCTGAGATGCGCGACCGCATCCGCCTGATGCGCCAGGCCCTGGTAGAAAAGCTCAAGGCCGCTGGCGTGGCCAGCGACGTGGACTTTATCCAGCACCAACGCGGGATGTTCTCCTATTCCGGGTTGACGCAACTACAGGTTGCGACCTTGGCTGAGGATTTCGGGATTTACGCGGTGGGGAGTGGGCGCATCTGCGTAGCGGCGCTGAATCACGGCAATATTGACCACGTGGCCAATGCAATGGCGCAGGTATTGCTTACTACCAAGGGCTGA
- a CDS encoding AraC family transcriptional regulator: MNNRSVAIHFVQAVLRGAERHKHDGHALLHAAGINPELLSQPRARVDPEQYARLVQLTWQTLNDEYMGLGRSASKPGTFAMMCHSLIHCPTLEKALQRGMLFYGLFADAPRVQLRQEGGLSWLEIDTSMMDDPDHFLTESLLVIWHRLGSWLIGKRIPLETACFDYPAPTHYREYELIFGCPLEFAQPVTAVAMRTSYLQMPLIQDERTLKRFLAHSPADLLSRRDFGNSLSSRLRQLIGKRVGADMPDMEAIAAQLNMSPPTLRRHLREEGTSWQELKDHLRRDIAIYHLTRQDLPIQDIAALLGFSEPSAFHRAFKKWTGLTPGEYR; the protein is encoded by the coding sequence ATGAACAACAGGTCGGTCGCCATCCATTTTGTGCAGGCAGTACTGCGCGGTGCAGAACGCCACAAGCACGATGGCCACGCTTTGTTGCACGCGGCCGGAATTAACCCGGAGTTGCTCAGCCAGCCGCGTGCGCGAGTCGACCCTGAGCAGTACGCGCGACTGGTGCAGCTCACCTGGCAGACGCTGAACGACGAATATATGGGACTGGGCCGCAGCGCCAGCAAGCCCGGCACCTTCGCAATGATGTGCCATTCCCTGATTCACTGCCCGACGCTGGAAAAGGCACTGCAACGCGGCATGTTGTTTTATGGACTGTTCGCCGACGCACCTCGTGTGCAGTTGCGCCAGGAGGGTGGGTTGAGCTGGTTGGAAATCGACACCAGCATGATGGACGACCCTGACCATTTTCTGACCGAGTCATTGCTGGTGATCTGGCATCGGCTGGGGAGCTGGTTGATCGGCAAACGGATTCCGCTGGAAACCGCCTGTTTCGACTACCCTGCCCCCACACACTACCGGGAATACGAACTGATCTTTGGTTGCCCCTTGGAGTTCGCTCAGCCAGTGACCGCAGTCGCCATGCGCACCAGCTACCTACAGATGCCACTGATTCAGGATGAGCGAACGCTGAAGCGCTTTCTGGCCCATTCACCGGCTGACCTGCTGTCGCGGCGCGACTTTGGTAACAGCCTGTCGAGCCGTTTGCGACAATTGATCGGTAAGCGGGTCGGCGCTGACATGCCGGACATGGAAGCCATAGCCGCTCAGCTGAATATGAGTCCGCCGACGTTACGCCGGCACCTGCGCGAGGAAGGTACCTCATGGCAGGAGCTAAAGGATCATTTGCGGCGAGATATCGCGATCTATCATCTGACGCGCCAGGATCTGCCCATCCAGGACATCGCCGCCCTGCTCGGTTTCTCCGAACCTTCGGCTTTCCATCGAGCGTTCAAAAAATGGACGGGGCTGACGCCAGGCGAATACCGCTGA
- a CDS encoding acyl-CoA dehydrogenase family protein yields MQRIHFDTEHNLFRESFRTFLQKEVVPHQERWEEAGMVDREVWTKAGEMGFLLPWANEAYGGLGLKDFRYEQIMSEELAYINEPGFMLPLHSALCGPYITEYGNEEQKQRFLPAIIRGECILAVAMTEPGAGSDLAGMRTSAVDKGDHYLLNGSKTYISNGLLSDLVIVAAKTDPENKHAMGLFLVERGMPGFERGRKLKKLGMHSQDTAELFFNDVKVPKANLLGEGNAGFIYLMQMLAQERLTNACGAVAGAEAAFQATMEYVKERKAFGRAVADFQNTRFKLAEMRTQIDVAQVFVDRCVMDHNEKKLTAEVAAEAKLFTTELLGRVVDEGVQLHGGAGYMWEYPICRMYANARIQRIFAGTSEIMKEIISRGLKL; encoded by the coding sequence ATGCAGCGCATCCATTTTGATACCGAGCACAATCTGTTTCGCGAGTCCTTTCGCACTTTTCTGCAGAAAGAGGTGGTGCCGCATCAGGAGCGTTGGGAAGAAGCGGGTATGGTGGATCGCGAGGTGTGGACCAAGGCCGGGGAAATGGGATTTTTGCTGCCCTGGGCGAATGAGGCATACGGCGGGCTGGGGCTGAAGGACTTTCGCTATGAACAGATCATGAGCGAGGAGCTGGCCTACATTAACGAGCCGGGCTTCATGTTGCCTCTGCACTCGGCGCTCTGCGGGCCCTACATCACCGAGTACGGCAATGAAGAGCAGAAACAGCGTTTTCTGCCGGCGATTATTCGCGGCGAGTGCATTCTAGCTGTAGCGATGACCGAGCCTGGCGCGGGCTCTGACCTGGCTGGCATGCGCACCAGCGCGGTGGATAAGGGCGATCATTATCTGCTCAACGGCTCGAAAACCTATATCTCCAACGGCCTGCTCAGCGATCTGGTGATAGTCGCGGCCAAGACCGATCCGGAGAACAAACATGCGATGGGGCTGTTTCTGGTTGAGCGGGGCATGCCGGGCTTTGAGCGGGGGCGCAAACTGAAGAAGCTCGGTATGCACAGCCAGGATACCGCCGAGCTGTTCTTCAACGACGTCAAAGTGCCCAAGGCCAATCTGTTGGGTGAGGGCAACGCGGGATTCATCTATCTGATGCAGATGCTCGCCCAGGAACGTCTGACCAATGCCTGCGGTGCGGTGGCTGGAGCCGAAGCTGCCTTTCAGGCGACGATGGAATATGTGAAAGAGCGCAAGGCCTTTGGTCGCGCGGTGGCTGATTTTCAGAATACCCGCTTCAAACTGGCCGAGATGCGCACCCAGATTGACGTCGCGCAGGTATTTGTCGACCGCTGCGTGATGGACCATAACGAGAAAAAGCTCACCGCCGAAGTGGCTGCCGAGGCCAAGTTGTTTACTACCGAGTTGTTGGGGCGAGTGGTGGACGAGGGTGTGCAGCTGCATGGCGGCGCGGGGTATATGTGGGAATACCCAATCTGCCGCATGTACGCCAACGCGCGGATTCAGCGCATCTTTGCCGGTACGTCGGAGATCATGAAGGAGATTATCAGTCGGGGGTTGAAGTTGTAG